One window of Chamaesiphon minutus PCC 6605 genomic DNA carries:
- the pstC gene encoding phosphate ABC transporter permease subunit PstC has protein sequence MTSNSPAPKETLLESSTNFKLVRTVDRSFQWLTLGLAVSVGLILMWIAYSLFVIALPAIQKFGLGFLTDSTWDPNKNVDPTTGVGGVYGALPHIYGTVLSSIIALLFAVPLGVGVAIFLTENFLKLQILQPIAFTIELLAAVPSVVYGLWGLFVFLPALKPLFQALHNYLGWIPIFSTEPSGRQLFGASIVLAIMILPTIIAISRDTLNSLPPKLRQGAYGLGATRWETITRVLLPAALSGIIGSIMLALGRALGETMALTMLVGNANKVNISWLSPASTLSSLIANQFGEASGLQKSSLFYEALILMVLTLVVNMLAQALVSRFQQVE, from the coding sequence ATGACTTCAAATTCTCCAGCTCCCAAAGAAACATTATTAGAATCATCTACTAATTTCAAATTAGTGCGAACGGTCGATCGAAGTTTCCAGTGGCTGACACTGGGACTGGCGGTTTCAGTGGGGCTGATCCTGATGTGGATCGCCTACTCTCTGTTTGTCATTGCCTTGCCTGCGATTCAGAAGTTTGGCTTGGGATTTTTGACAGATAGTACTTGGGACCCGAATAAAAATGTCGATCCGACTACGGGTGTCGGTGGTGTTTATGGCGCACTGCCGCATATCTACGGTACCGTACTCAGTTCTATCATCGCACTGCTATTTGCCGTGCCTTTGGGAGTTGGAGTGGCGATTTTCTTGACTGAAAACTTTTTGAAACTACAGATCCTCCAACCGATCGCCTTTACGATCGAACTACTAGCCGCAGTACCTAGCGTAGTGTACGGTTTGTGGGGATTATTTGTGTTCTTGCCAGCACTCAAGCCCTTGTTTCAAGCACTGCACAATTACCTTGGCTGGATTCCCATTTTCTCAACCGAGCCGAGCGGACGTCAGCTTTTTGGTGCATCGATCGTCCTGGCAATCATGATTTTACCAACGATTATTGCCATCTCCCGCGATACACTCAACTCCTTACCCCCAAAACTCCGTCAAGGAGCCTACGGATTGGGTGCGACGCGGTGGGAAACCATCACGCGAGTGTTGCTGCCAGCGGCACTTTCAGGAATTATCGGTTCGATCATGTTGGCACTCGGGCGCGCTTTAGGCGAGACGATGGCCTTGACGATGCTAGTTGGGAATGCGAATAAGGTCAATATCTCCTGGTTGTCGCCTGCATCGACACTATCATCGCTGATTGCCAACCAGTTTGGCGAAGCCAGCGGACTTCAGAAGTCATCGCTGTTTTATGAAGCGTTGATTTTGATGGTCTTAACTTTGGTGGTCAACATGCTCGCACAAGCACTTGTCAGTCGCTTTCAGCAAGTTGAGTAA
- the pstA gene encoding phosphate ABC transporter permease PstA, with translation MIPVSSQLSTTDRPDNNQFGVSPSRQLFGKVMTGLVFACVAISIIPLASILFMVITNGLGGFSPAIFTELPPAAGMQGGGFRNAIVGTLLTCAIGAIISIPFGVLAAIYTVEFGQGNWISQLVRFCTNVLSGVPSIIAGLFAYGIVVLLTGGFSAVAGGAALSVLMLPTIIRTSEEGLKSVPKATRLAAVGIGATNFQTVTQIVLPAALPFVATGVTLAIARAAGETAPLLFTALFNQYDIKGLWEPTATLSVLIYNFAISPYPNQQKLAWVAALLIVLLILSISIFARLLSRRKVY, from the coding sequence ATGATTCCCGTATCTTCTCAACTATCTACTACCGATCGACCCGATAATAACCAGTTTGGAGTATCTCCCAGTCGCCAGCTCTTTGGTAAGGTGATGACCGGATTGGTATTTGCCTGTGTCGCAATCTCCATCATTCCGCTGGCTTCAATTCTGTTCATGGTCATTACCAATGGACTCGGCGGCTTTTCACCAGCAATCTTTACCGAGCTACCGCCTGCGGCAGGAATGCAGGGCGGTGGCTTTAGAAACGCGATCGTCGGTACCCTGCTCACCTGTGCGATCGGGGCTATAATAAGTATACCCTTCGGCGTATTAGCTGCAATTTATACAGTTGAGTTCGGACAGGGTAACTGGATCTCTCAACTTGTCAGGTTTTGCACCAACGTCCTCAGCGGCGTACCCTCGATTATTGCTGGTTTATTTGCTTATGGGATCGTCGTGTTACTCACGGGCGGTTTTTCGGCAGTAGCTGGTGGGGCGGCTCTATCCGTACTAATGTTGCCTACTATTATTCGGACATCTGAGGAAGGACTCAAATCGGTTCCCAAAGCTACTCGGCTGGCGGCTGTAGGGATCGGTGCTACCAATTTTCAAACAGTAACTCAGATCGTATTGCCTGCTGCTCTACCATTTGTGGCGACAGGCGTGACGCTAGCGATCGCCAGAGCTGCTGGAGAAACAGCACCACTTTTATTTACCGCTCTATTTAACCAGTATGATATAAAGGGGCTATGGGAGCCGACCGCCACTCTGTCAGTTCTTATCTACAACTTTGCGATTTCTCCTTACCCCAACCAGCAAAAGTTAGCGTGGGTAGCTGCGTTGCTCATTGTATTACTGATTTTATCGATCAGTATCTTCGCTCGGCTTCTTTCTCGGCGAAAAGTTTACTAA
- the mfd gene encoding transcription-repair coupling factor — protein sequence MAFSALIRTLERSQLSAELLSKLQQQGLLHLAGLPRLPKGLVASALAQASQQHLVVVTATVEEGGRWAAQLEAMGWKSVHFYPTTESSPYGDASLESEMIWGQMQGLAEVQALGGALEDGETGGVGDGGTGRRSGVAIVCTTLALQPHLPSPAEFAVRCLTLRVGDEGDVERLGTQLVHLGYERVPLVETEGQWSRRGDIIDIFPVAAELPVRLEWFGDELDKLREFDPSTQRSLDKIESLVLTPVNFGTIFGEDNTQSRYSLLDYLPDNCVVAIDEFDRAQAHNDRWFEYIQEEWETLPEGTPVRHQQFGVSVAKIAARFRYLKLDELAVSGEGLNLSCRAIPTIPHQFAKIAETLRGYHKQSYSSWLVSAQPSRSVSLLQEHDCPAQFVPNPRDFPAIDKLQIQHTAVAIKYSGMAELEGFILPTFRMVVVTDREFFGQQSLASFSYVRKRRQAASKQVDPNKLRPGDYVVHRNHGLGRFIKFESIQTDDTLRDYLTIQYADGSLKVPADQVGVLSRFRQAAGAKPELNRLSGQAWEKTKAKVKKSIKKLAFDLLKLYAERSQKEGFAFPPDAPWQQELEDSFRYQPTPDQLKATQDVKRDMESDRPMDRLVCGDVGFGKTEVAIRAIFKAVTTANKQVIFLAPTTILTQQHYHTLKERFAPYPINIGLLNRFRTAEERKDILQRLKTGELDIVIGTHQLLSKELKFKDLGLLTIDEEQRFGVNQKEKIKTLKSQIDVLTLSATPIPRTLYMSLSGVREMSLITTPPPSRRPIATHLSPYKIDAIATAIRQELDRGGQIFYVVPKIEGIEETAGKIREQIPSCRIAIAHGQMDEAELESTMLTFSNGDADLLVCTTIIESGLDIPRVNTILVEDAHRFGLAQLYQLRGRVGRAGIQAHAWLFYPKESTLSETARQRLKAIQEFTQLGSGYQLATRDMEIRGVGNLLGAEQSGQMDVIGFDLYMEMLQEAIKEIRGQEIPQVDDTQIDLKVTAMIPADYIADLEQKMSAYRAVAAADTKQELTNIAAEWHDRYGEIPKPAQQLFRIVELKQIAKQLGFSRIRPDGKQHVILETPMAEPAWNLLAEYIPDNARSRYVYSTGKVTARGLGVLRPNEQVEMLIDVLSKMQGVLMAASSS from the coding sequence ATGGCTTTTTCTGCACTGATTCGCACCCTCGAACGCTCTCAACTTTCAGCAGAACTGCTCTCCAAGCTCCAACAACAGGGGCTGTTGCATTTGGCTGGGTTGCCACGTTTGCCCAAAGGTTTGGTGGCTTCGGCTCTAGCGCAAGCATCGCAGCAACATCTAGTAGTAGTGACGGCGACGGTGGAAGAAGGAGGTCGCTGGGCGGCTCAATTAGAGGCGATGGGCTGGAAGTCGGTACATTTCTATCCTACGACTGAATCGTCGCCCTACGGGGATGCTAGCCTCGAATCGGAGATGATTTGGGGGCAGATGCAGGGGTTGGCTGAGGTGCAGGCTTTGGGTGGAGCGTTAGAGGACGGGGAGACGGGGGGAGTAGGAGACGGGGGGACTGGGAGAAGATCTGGAGTAGCGATCGTGTGTACGACGTTGGCTTTACAGCCACATTTGCCTTCGCCAGCCGAGTTTGCAGTGCGATGTTTGACGTTGCGGGTGGGGGATGAGGGCGATGTGGAGCGGCTGGGTACTCAGTTGGTGCATCTGGGCTACGAGCGGGTGCCTTTGGTAGAAACGGAGGGACAATGGAGTCGGCGGGGAGATATTATCGATATTTTCCCAGTAGCGGCGGAGTTACCCGTGCGGCTGGAGTGGTTTGGGGATGAGTTAGATAAGTTGCGAGAGTTCGATCCGAGTACGCAACGTTCGCTCGATAAAATTGAGAGTTTGGTATTGACTCCGGTGAATTTTGGGACGATTTTTGGGGAAGATAATACGCAATCGCGGTACTCTTTATTAGATTATCTACCCGATAATTGTGTGGTAGCGATCGATGAATTCGATCGCGCTCAGGCGCATAACGATCGCTGGTTTGAGTATATTCAAGAGGAGTGGGAGACTTTACCGGAGGGGACACCAGTTAGGCATCAACAGTTTGGTGTGAGCGTCGCCAAGATTGCCGCAAGATTTAGGTACTTAAAATTAGACGAATTAGCCGTCAGTGGTGAAGGTTTGAATTTATCTTGTCGGGCGATTCCGACGATTCCCCATCAGTTTGCCAAGATTGCCGAAACTTTACGCGGCTATCACAAACAAAGTTATTCGAGCTGGCTGGTATCGGCACAACCTTCGCGATCGGTATCGTTATTACAAGAACACGATTGTCCCGCCCAATTCGTTCCCAATCCGCGCGACTTTCCCGCGATCGATAAGTTACAAATTCAGCATACTGCGGTAGCAATTAAATATTCGGGCATGGCAGAATTAGAAGGTTTTATTCTGCCGACATTTCGGATGGTAGTAGTTACCGATCGTGAGTTTTTCGGACAGCAATCTTTAGCAAGTTTTAGCTACGTTCGCAAGCGGCGTCAGGCGGCATCCAAACAAGTCGATCCGAATAAATTGCGCCCTGGCGATTATGTGGTGCATCGCAATCATGGTTTGGGAAGATTTATTAAGTTTGAAAGTATCCAGACTGACGATACTTTGCGGGACTATTTAACGATTCAATATGCCGATGGCTCGCTGAAAGTTCCGGCAGATCAAGTGGGCGTACTGTCTAGATTTAGGCAAGCGGCAGGAGCAAAACCAGAACTAAATAGATTATCTGGACAAGCTTGGGAAAAGACCAAAGCAAAAGTCAAGAAGTCAATTAAAAAGTTAGCATTCGACTTACTCAAACTCTATGCCGAGCGATCGCAAAAAGAGGGCTTTGCCTTTCCACCCGATGCCCCATGGCAACAAGAACTAGAAGACTCGTTCCGCTATCAACCGACACCCGATCAGTTAAAAGCAACTCAAGATGTCAAGCGCGATATGGAAAGCGATCGACCGATGGATCGTTTAGTGTGTGGGGATGTGGGATTTGGTAAAACTGAAGTTGCAATTCGGGCGATATTTAAAGCCGTCACTACTGCTAATAAGCAGGTTATTTTTCTGGCACCGACGACAATTTTAACTCAGCAACATTACCATACGCTCAAAGAAAGATTTGCACCCTATCCCATTAACATCGGACTGCTAAATCGCTTTCGGACGGCTGAGGAGCGCAAGGATATTTTACAACGCCTCAAAACTGGCGAACTAGATATCGTGATCGGGACGCATCAACTTTTGAGTAAAGAGTTAAAATTCAAAGATTTGGGTTTATTAACAATCGATGAAGAACAACGATTTGGTGTCAATCAAAAAGAAAAAATTAAGACCCTCAAAAGTCAAATTGATGTATTAACACTCTCGGCTACACCCATTCCGCGCACCCTCTATATGTCCTTATCTGGCGTGCGCGAAATGAGCCTAATTACCACGCCACCACCCTCGCGCCGTCCGATCGCAACCCACTTATCGCCCTACAAAATTGACGCGATCGCCACTGCCATTCGTCAAGAACTCGATCGCGGCGGACAGATATTTTATGTAGTGCCAAAAATCGAAGGCATCGAAGAAACTGCTGGTAAAATTCGCGAACAAATTCCATCTTGTCGGATCGCGATCGCTCACGGCCAAATGGACGAAGCTGAACTCGAATCGACGATGTTAACCTTTAGTAATGGCGATGCCGATTTACTAGTTTGTACGACCATTATCGAATCTGGTTTAGATATTCCCCGCGTCAACACCATTCTAGTCGAAGATGCCCATCGCTTTGGATTGGCGCAATTATATCAATTGCGCGGACGCGTCGGACGCGCCGGAATTCAAGCCCATGCCTGGTTATTTTATCCCAAGGAATCAACCCTCTCCGAGACAGCCAGACAGCGGTTAAAAGCGATTCAGGAGTTCACTCAGTTGGGTTCGGGTTATCAACTTGCCACTCGCGATATGGAGATTCGCGGCGTTGGTAATCTTTTGGGTGCAGAACAATCGGGACAGATGGATGTTATCGGCTTTGACTTATACATGGAAATGTTGCAAGAAGCCATCAAAGAAATTCGCGGCCAAGAAATTCCCCAAGTCGATGATACTCAAATCGATCTCAAAGTCACGGCGATGATTCCTGCCGATTATATCGCCGATCTGGAGCAAAAAATGAGTGCTTATCGCGCTGTTGCTGCCGCCGATACCAAACAAGAACTCACCAATATTGCTGCCGAATGGCACGATCGTTATGGTGAAATTCCCAAACCAGCTCAACAATTATTCCGCATCGTCGAACTCAAACAAATTGCCAAACAACTCGGCTTTAGTCGGATTCGTCCTGATGGTAAACAACACGTTATTTTAGAGACACCAATGGCAGAACCAGCCTGGAATTTACTGGCTGAATACATTCCTGACAATGCTCGATCGCGTTATGTTTATAGTACGGGTAAAGTGACAGCAAGAGGTTTAGGCGTGTTGCGTCCGAACGAGCAGGTGGAGATGTTAATTGATGTGTTGAGCAAGATGCAAGGGGTATTGATGGCTGCTAGTTCGAGTTAA
- a CDS encoding ABC transporter ATP-binding protein → MNRKKKSDWQRARLFSQTLRQSLSVFRYGGKALDLVWTTSRALTIALAVLALVGGLLPGAIAIVGKLIVDSVVSANRSGLAIDRQNALIYVGLEAVAIVLLAASQKGLVVCQSLLRVLLAQRVNELILEKALTLDLAHFEDSEFYDKMSQARSQASSRPLSLINRTFGLCQSALTLLTFGGLLWQFSAWAVLGLIMTAIPSFIAETRFSEHAFRLFRWRSPETRQQHYLETLLAREDYAKEVQLYQLGGMLLQRYRDIFNLLYEEDRNLTIRKGFWGYLLGLLSTVAFYAAYAWIVIEAISGQITLGEMTMYLVVFRQGQSTFSSALTSIGGMYEDNLYLANLYEFLEQPISHSQGYITQGIDFDGIRFENVSFSYPGNTQPVLKNISLHLQPGEKLAIVGENGSGKTTLIKLLTRLYLPSSGRILLDGVDLNDWDLDVLRQRIGVIFQNFVQYQFTVGENVGVGDVRHLDDRSEWEIAASKGMAKPFIDLLPAGFDTQLGKWFKGGQELSGGQWQKIALARAFMRSNADILILDEPTAAMDAEAEMNIFNRFRALTQERMVVLISHRFSTVRMADKIVVMARGEIIEQGSHEQLLKAGGRYAHLFSLQAAGYK, encoded by the coding sequence ATGAATAGAAAGAAAAAAAGCGACTGGCAAAGAGCGCGATTATTCAGTCAGACGCTTCGCCAATCGCTGTCGGTATTTCGTTATGGGGGCAAAGCTCTCGATTTAGTTTGGACTACCAGCCGCGCCTTGACGATCGCCTTGGCAGTTTTGGCTCTAGTTGGTGGATTGCTCCCAGGAGCGATCGCGATCGTCGGTAAATTAATCGTCGATAGTGTAGTATCAGCCAATCGCAGCGGTTTGGCAATCGATCGTCAGAATGCCCTGATCTATGTGGGTTTAGAAGCAGTCGCGATCGTGTTATTAGCAGCTTCCCAAAAGGGCTTGGTAGTGTGCCAATCTTTGTTGCGAGTACTGTTAGCGCAGCGCGTCAACGAATTGATTCTCGAAAAAGCTCTAACGCTGGATCTGGCGCATTTTGAGGATTCCGAATTTTACGACAAAATGAGTCAGGCTCGATCGCAAGCATCCAGTCGCCCGCTCTCGCTCATCAACCGCACATTTGGCTTGTGTCAGTCTGCTTTAACGCTATTGACATTTGGTGGGCTATTATGGCAGTTTTCAGCATGGGCGGTTTTGGGTTTGATTATGACAGCAATTCCGTCATTTATTGCTGAAACCCGCTTTTCCGAACATGCCTTTCGACTGTTTAGGTGGCGATCGCCAGAAACCCGCCAGCAGCATTATTTAGAGACATTATTAGCGCGGGAAGATTATGCCAAGGAGGTACAGCTCTATCAACTCGGTGGAATGCTGTTGCAGCGTTACCGCGATATCTTTAATCTTCTCTATGAGGAAGACCGCAATCTGACGATTCGGAAGGGGTTTTGGGGTTACTTACTGGGGTTATTGAGTACGGTGGCTTTTTATGCAGCATACGCGTGGATTGTCATCGAAGCGATTTCTGGACAGATTACGTTAGGTGAAATGACGATGTATTTGGTGGTGTTCCGTCAAGGACAATCGACATTTTCATCTGCATTAACTTCGATCGGGGGTATGTATGAAGATAACCTGTATCTGGCCAATCTTTATGAGTTTCTCGAACAACCCATCTCCCATTCTCAGGGTTATATTACTCAAGGAATCGATTTTGATGGGATTCGATTTGAGAACGTTTCATTCAGCTATCCCGGCAATACTCAACCAGTCTTAAAAAATATCTCATTACATCTCCAGCCGGGCGAAAAACTCGCGATCGTCGGTGAAAATGGCTCTGGTAAAACTACGTTAATTAAGTTACTAACTAGGCTATATTTACCGAGCAGCGGCAGAATTTTATTAGATGGTGTGGATCTAAATGATTGGGATCTCGACGTTCTCAGACAGCGCATCGGCGTAATTTTTCAGAACTTCGTTCAATATCAATTTACCGTCGGCGAAAACGTTGGCGTAGGTGATGTTCGGCATCTCGACGATCGATCTGAATGGGAAATTGCCGCGAGTAAAGGCATGGCTAAACCATTTATCGATCTCCTTCCAGCCGGATTCGATACCCAGTTGGGCAAATGGTTTAAAGGCGGTCAAGAATTATCTGGCGGACAGTGGCAAAAAATCGCTTTAGCAAGGGCATTTATGCGATCGAACGCTGATATTTTGATTTTGGACGAACCCACTGCGGCGATGGATGCTGAAGCCGAAATGAATATTTTCAATCGCTTCCGCGCGCTCACTCAGGAGCGGATGGTAGTCTTAATTTCGCATCGGTTTTCGACTGTCAGAATGGCCGATAAAATTGTGGTGATGGCTAGGGGTGAAATTATCGAGCAAGGCTCTCACGAGCAATTATTAAAAGCTGGCGGTAGGTACGCGCACTTATTTTCTTTACAAGCGGCTGGGTATAAGTAA
- a CDS encoding YlqD family protein: MDLPDSQLLLKRVVSIKAVVTQRWKDETQQLLQTQISDLDGQLQQLEMQGQRAVAEIQKQNLQPPGPQVMQQIESIQMQVNQQKSELLEQKNMALQQLQQVQQLELKQEVNQGQVEGYFAVKLGDNLISKMNVEVLLHDGVVMEIRGNI, from the coding sequence ATGGATCTACCAGACTCTCAACTATTGCTCAAACGGGTCGTCAGTATCAAAGCTGTAGTGACCCAACGCTGGAAAGACGAAACCCAGCAACTATTACAAACACAAATTAGCGACCTTGATGGCCAACTGCAACAACTTGAAATGCAGGGACAAAGAGCCGTCGCCGAAATTCAAAAGCAAAACCTGCAACCCCCTGGCCCTCAAGTCATGCAACAGATTGAAAGCATTCAGATGCAAGTAAATCAGCAGAAAAGCGAACTGCTCGAACAAAAAAACATGGCTTTACAACAGCTCCAACAAGTTCAACAGCTCGAACTCAAACAGGAAGTCAATCAAGGTCAAGTTGAAGGTTATTTTGCAGTCAAACTTGGCGATAATTTGATTTCCAAAATGAACGTCGAAGTTCTACTTCATGATGGAGTGGTGATGGAGATTCGGGGGAACATTTAG
- a CDS encoding AMP-dependent synthetase/ligase: MTTARLANYPYTISQQEAQNISQTIDYTQINSLPEVWPIVAAKCGDTVALNAPHSKPAISMTYREVATQIKLFATGLQSLGIKPQTGVALFADNSPRWLIADQGIMTTGAFNAVRSSQAEVQELLSILDNSQAQTLVVEDLKTLNKLSDRLADLPIKLIILLCDETTDVELPIKLLNFSQTIDLGRSAQFQPATIAKTDLATLIYTSGTSGNPKGVMLTHANLLHQINTCGTVIPATPGSRVLSILPSWHSYERSCEYYLLSQGCTQTYTNIRYFKQDLKEYQPEYLVAVPRLSESIYEGIQKQFREQPPNKQKLVARLLALSTKYIEARRIVQGLSLECLNPTLGQKLIARLQMAILAPIHAIADKLIYSKIRAATGGKIRYIISGGGSLAKHLDLFFEIIGVNILVGYGLTETAPITNVRRPWQNLRLSSGQPLPGTEIRIVDVDTRQPVAIGQKGLVMIRGPQVMQGYYRDPEATAKAIDVDGWFNSGDLGMLTPNNDLTITGRAKDTIVLSNGENIEPTPIEDACLRSSYISQIVLVGQDQKALGALIVPNSEALHQWAISQNLIPAPIAATNPASSNEPNILLDNPQILNNTQVIDLFRDELNREVKNRPGYRIDDRIATIKLIAEPFSIENGLLTQTLKIRRPVVMARYHGMIDEMFAR, encoded by the coding sequence ATGACAACTGCCAGATTAGCAAACTATCCTTACACAATTTCTCAGCAAGAAGCTCAAAATATCAGTCAGACGATCGATTATACACAGATAAATTCGCTGCCCGAAGTCTGGCCGATCGTCGCTGCTAAATGTGGAGATACTGTCGCGCTAAATGCCCCCCATAGCAAGCCAGCAATTAGTATGACTTATCGAGAAGTGGCTACTCAAATTAAGTTATTTGCCACTGGCTTGCAAAGCTTGGGAATCAAGCCTCAGACTGGCGTGGCGTTATTTGCCGATAATAGTCCCCGCTGGTTGATAGCCGATCAAGGGATTATGACCACAGGGGCCTTTAATGCCGTTCGGAGTTCTCAAGCTGAGGTACAAGAATTACTCTCAATTTTAGATAACAGTCAAGCTCAAACTTTAGTAGTTGAAGATCTCAAAACTCTCAACAAGTTAAGCGATCGACTTGCCGATTTGCCGATTAAGTTAATCATTCTACTTTGTGACGAAACAACCGATGTAGAACTGCCGATTAAACTCCTCAACTTCAGCCAGACGATCGATCTCGGTCGCAGTGCCCAATTTCAGCCAGCGACGATCGCCAAAACAGATTTAGCCACGCTCATCTACACTTCTGGCACATCTGGCAACCCCAAAGGTGTGATGCTCACCCATGCCAATCTATTGCACCAAATCAATACCTGCGGTACGGTCATCCCCGCCACACCAGGCTCGCGAGTCTTGAGTATTTTACCTTCGTGGCATAGCTACGAGCGATCGTGCGAATATTATCTGCTCTCGCAGGGTTGTACTCAGACATACACCAATATTCGCTATTTCAAGCAGGATTTGAAAGAATACCAGCCTGAGTACCTCGTCGCAGTTCCTCGGCTCTCAGAATCGATTTATGAAGGCATTCAGAAGCAATTTCGCGAGCAGCCCCCAAACAAACAAAAATTGGTTGCTCGTCTGCTGGCACTCAGCACCAAATACATCGAAGCCCGCCGGATCGTCCAAGGATTGAGCTTAGAATGTCTCAACCCCACTCTGGGTCAAAAATTAATCGCACGGCTCCAGATGGCGATTTTAGCCCCCATTCACGCGATCGCCGATAAGCTGATCTACAGCAAAATTAGAGCGGCTACTGGTGGCAAAATCAGATATATCATCAGCGGCGGCGGCTCGTTAGCCAAACATCTTGACTTATTTTTCGAGATAATTGGCGTGAATATTCTCGTCGGCTATGGCTTAACCGAAACCGCCCCGATTACCAACGTCCGCCGTCCCTGGCAAAATCTCCGGCTCTCGTCAGGACAACCGTTACCAGGTACCGAGATCCGGATCGTCGATGTCGATACCCGTCAGCCAGTCGCGATCGGGCAAAAAGGATTAGTGATGATTCGCGGGCCGCAAGTCATGCAAGGATATTACCGCGATCCCGAAGCCACTGCCAAAGCGATCGACGTTGACGGTTGGTTTAATAGTGGCGATTTGGGAATGCTTACTCCCAACAACGATCTGACGATTACCGGACGCGCCAAAGACACGATCGTGCTGAGCAATGGCGAAAATATCGAACCCACCCCGATCGAAGATGCTTGTCTCCGCAGCTCTTATATCAGCCAAATAGTCCTCGTCGGTCAAGACCAAAAAGCACTCGGCGCGCTGATCGTACCTAACTCCGAAGCACTACACCAATGGGCGATAAGTCAAAATCTCATTCCCGCTCCGATAGCAGCGACAAACCCAGCCAGCAGTAACGAGCCGAATATCCTCCTCGACAATCCGCAAATTCTCAACAATACCCAAGTCATAGACCTCTTCCGCGACGAACTCAACCGCGAAGTCAAGAACCGCCCTGGCTACCGGATTGACGATCGGATTGCTACCATCAAGTTAATTGCCGAGCCATTTAGCATCGAAAATGGCCTGCTTACCCAAACTCTGAAAATTCGTCGCCCAGTTGTGATGGCGCGGTATCACGGTATGATTGACGAGATGTTCGCACGCTGA
- the pstB gene encoding phosphate ABC transporter ATP-binding protein PstB: MVNTLTDREIVIKTDNVSIFYGTFQAVRNVFLDIPKNNVVSFIGPSGCGKSTLLRCYNRLNDLIPNAKVQGEITYRGTNLYDSKVDPVEVRRRIGMVFQQPNPFPKSIYDNVAFGLKIAGFTGNFDERVEQSLRKAALWEEVKDKLQQSGLSLSGGQQQRLCIARTIAVEPEVILMDEPCSALDPISTVQIENLIHELKDRFTIIIVTHNMQQAARVSDKTAFFNAEAGEGGSRFGYLVEYDDTRTIFGSPKEERTQEYISGRFG; this comes from the coding sequence ATGGTCAATACTCTTACCGATCGGGAAATTGTCATTAAGACAGATAATGTTTCGATCTTCTATGGTACCTTTCAGGCAGTGCGGAATGTTTTTTTAGATATTCCTAAAAATAATGTCGTCTCGTTCATCGGGCCTTCTGGGTGCGGCAAAAGTACCCTATTGCGCTGCTACAATCGCCTTAACGATCTAATTCCCAATGCCAAAGTTCAGGGCGAGATTACTTATCGCGGTACCAATCTGTACGACTCTAAGGTCGATCCCGTAGAAGTGCGGCGGCGGATTGGCATGGTTTTTCAACAGCCCAATCCCTTCCCCAAATCTATTTATGATAACGTAGCATTTGGTTTGAAAATAGCAGGTTTTACAGGCAATTTTGACGAACGCGTCGAGCAATCGCTCCGTAAAGCAGCCCTATGGGAAGAAGTCAAAGATAAACTTCAACAAAGCGGTCTATCGCTCTCTGGCGGACAACAACAGCGTCTGTGTATCGCTAGGACGATTGCCGTCGAGCCAGAAGTGATCTTGATGGACGAGCCTTGCTCGGCACTCGATCCGATTTCGACAGTCCAGATCGAAAATCTGATCCACGAACTCAAGGATCGGTTCACGATTATTATCGTTACCCACAATATGCAACAGGCGGCACGAGTATCGGACAAAACCGCCTTTTTTAATGCCGAAGCGGGTGAAGGCGGCAGTCGTTTTGGCTACTTAGTAGAATACGACGATACCCGCACTATCTTCGGTTCGCCGAAAGAGGAAAGAACTCAAGAGTATATCAGCGGTCGATTTGGCTAG